Proteins encoded in a region of the Onthophagus taurus isolate NC chromosome 10, IU_Otau_3.0, whole genome shotgun sequence genome:
- the LOC111422304 gene encoding ubiquitin-conjugating enzyme E2-17 kDa gives MSTPARRRLMRDFKRLQEDPPTGVSGAPTDNNIMIWNAVIFGPHDTPFEDGTFKLTIEFTEEYPNKPPTVRFVSHMFHPNVYADGGICLDILQNRWSPTYDVSAILTSIQSLLSDPNPNSPANSMAAQLYKENRREYEKRVKACVEQSFID, from the exons ATGTCCACGCCCGCCCGAAGACGTTTAATGCGAGATTTTAAAAG gTTACAAGAGGATCCTCCAACGGGGGTAAGCGGGGCCCCCACTGATAATAACATCATGATTTGGAACGCGGTGATATTTGGGCCACATGATACGCCGTTTGAAGATGGCACTTTTAAGTTAACCATTGAATTTACTGAGGAATACCCAAATAAACCCCCTACGGTTCGATTTGTGAGCCACATGTTTCATCCAAATGTATATGCTGATGGGGGAATATGTCTTGATATTTTACAGAACAGATGGAGCCCCACTTATGACGTTTCTGCAATCCTGACCTCGATACAG tctTTACTTAGTGATCCAAATCCGAATTCCCCAGCAAATTCAATGGCTGCTCAGCTTTATAAAGAGAATAGGAGGGAGTATGAGAAGAGAGTGAAGGCGTGCGTGGAGCAGAGTTTCATCGATTAG